Proteins encoded in a region of the Deefgea piscis genome:
- a CDS encoding FUSC family protein: MPKWLTLLRPNRGPFPPSRMLLGVMAFAIPMGWQVYHGHNQAAGMMGFAILATLMLDIGGTRKKRLESMVVGNVLMLLAASISLSINHNVLIWLGGILFLMTLIGASLSAGFALDLLLRLLASAYLIGYPGTFVSSAILPYYLIAATMTIALSVSFAPRMNNPIGLQVQPHWRSDYQQLRKGQFAGATFGILLAIACALSFFSARYFNLSAPNVAAICTVVVFRPEPDRTYPTIWLRFVGVLLASFVAWLFVFQIDSSFELILLAALSGALIPVAFANGLMYVAAIITFIVYVILALLGIHGHAAEISAENRIYETVLGASIAGIFAMIFHSLKPATGKQ, encoded by the coding sequence ATGCCCAAGTGGCTCACGCTACTTCGCCCTAATCGCGGGCCATTCCCCCCTTCGCGCATGCTGTTGGGGGTAATGGCTTTTGCGATTCCCATGGGTTGGCAGGTTTATCACGGTCACAACCAAGCGGCGGGCATGATGGGCTTTGCCATTTTGGCAACGCTGATGCTCGACATTGGCGGCACCCGTAAAAAACGCCTCGAAAGCATGGTCGTTGGTAATGTACTGATGCTGCTTGCCGCCAGTATTAGTTTGAGCATCAATCACAATGTTTTGATTTGGCTGGGCGGCATTTTATTTTTAATGACTTTAATCGGCGCGAGTTTATCCGCTGGTTTTGCTTTGGATTTATTGCTGCGGCTACTGGCCTCAGCTTATTTGATCGGCTACCCCGGCACGTTTGTCTCGAGCGCCATTTTGCCCTATTACCTGATTGCGGCGACGATGACGATTGCGCTCAGTGTGAGCTTTGCGCCCAGAATGAATAATCCCATCGGCCTACAAGTCCAACCACACTGGCGTAGCGACTATCAACAACTGCGCAAAGGCCAGTTTGCTGGTGCCACCTTTGGCATTTTGTTGGCCATTGCCTGTGCCTTAAGCTTTTTTTCTGCTCGCTACTTCAATCTGAGTGCGCCCAATGTGGCCGCCATTTGTACCGTAGTGGTATTTCGCCCCGAGCCCGACCGCACTTATCCCACCATCTGGCTACGTTTTGTCGGCGTTTTACTGGCCTCGTTTGTGGCTTGGTTGTTTGTATTTCAAATTGATTCAAGCTTCGAGCTCATCTTACTAGCGGCCCTATCGGGCGCGCTGATTCCGGTGGCCTTTGCCAATGGCTTAATGTATGTCGCAGCGATAATTACTTTCATTGTGTATGTGATTTTGGCGCTACTGGGGATTCATGGCCATGCCGCCGAGATTTCGGCTGAAAATCGGATTTATGAAACTGTCTTAGGCGCCAGCATCGCGGGGATTTTTGCGATGATTTTCCATAGTTTAAAACCAGCAACAGGGAAGCAATAA
- a CDS encoding GNAT family N-acetyltransferase, translating to MQNYDFRPAEPSDAKAIHELIVQSITQLGVLDHQHCAQTLSDLCLAVEVDDIAESIADGDTVWLAVQQQAICGVATMDRHGEILHFYVSPLHSGQNLGRALLAAVQLSAREQGLSHIMLATTHSARGFFRGQGFIPTRPDFAEWLEKPLQQH from the coding sequence ATGCAAAACTATGATTTTCGGCCCGCCGAGCCGAGCGATGCCAAAGCCATTCACGAACTCATTGTGCAATCGATCACACAACTGGGGGTATTAGATCATCAGCATTGCGCACAAACGCTCAGCGACTTATGCCTTGCTGTTGAGGTTGACGACATCGCCGAATCGATCGCCGATGGCGACACCGTGTGGCTTGCAGTGCAGCAGCAAGCCATCTGCGGTGTTGCCACGATGGATAGGCATGGCGAAATCTTGCATTTTTATGTCTCGCCACTGCATAGCGGGCAAAATTTGGGCCGCGCTTTACTTGCGGCAGTCCAATTGAGCGCCCGCGAGCAAGGCTTAAGCCATATAATGTTGGCTACAACGCACAGCGCCCGTGGATTTTTCCGTGGGCAGGGTTTTATCCCGACGCGCCCTGACTTTGCTGAGTGGTTAGAAAAACCACTTCAGCAGCACTAA
- a CDS encoding UPF0149 family protein — protein sequence MSKLLSDAQLEQLDSFLMSPRTPAETMDIEMLDGFLVALAVGPEEVPEDEWLPAIFAGTPPEFDDHAEAEQIFGLIRQHAASIKAAFSVNRRDNPGENPLYVPVILSDEDQDEQWQETSGVYWASGFYAGIEARGEAWDALLEANEELDTAVENILALAASAGDEADTSPSDEVGAEPIKLLTTKERADRVAELPWHVEDIMYFVLEEKFGHVEQVKRDEPKVGRNDPCPCGSGKKFKKCHGA from the coding sequence ATGAGCAAACTCCTTAGCGACGCACAACTAGAGCAACTCGACAGCTTTTTAATGTCACCACGCACGCCAGCCGAAACCATGGACATCGAAATGCTCGATGGTTTTTTGGTGGCACTGGCCGTGGGACCAGAAGAAGTACCGGAAGATGAATGGCTACCGGCGATTTTTGCTGGCACCCCGCCAGAATTTGACGACCACGCAGAAGCCGAACAGATTTTCGGACTGATTCGCCAACACGCCGCCAGCATTAAAGCCGCGTTTTCAGTTAATCGCCGTGACAACCCGGGTGAAAACCCACTGTATGTGCCAGTAATTTTGTCGGACGAAGATCAAGACGAGCAATGGCAAGAAACTTCTGGCGTGTATTGGGCCTCGGGTTTTTATGCCGGGATTGAAGCGCGCGGCGAAGCGTGGGACGCGCTACTGGAAGCCAATGAAGAACTCGACACCGCCGTTGAAAACATTCTGGCACTGGCGGCCAGCGCGGGCGACGAAGCCGACACCAGCCCAAGCGATGAAGTGGGCGCCGAGCCAATCAAGCTACTGACCACCAAAGAGCGTGCTGATCGCGTGGCCGAGCTGCCTTGGCATGTGGAAGACATTATGTACTTTGTGCTGGAAGAAAAATTTGGCCACGTTGAGCAAGTGAAACGCGACGAGCCTAAAGTCGGTCGTAATGATCCTTGCCCTTGCGGTTCGGGCAAAAAATTCAAAAAGTGCCACGGTGCATAA